A single Streptomyces mirabilis DNA region contains:
- a CDS encoding DUF4232 domain-containing protein: MRVHKLTFAALAVAAGLSLTACQNDDAGTGQSGPSSGATASSSDGGSDSGSSDQGGAKNSAGTSSGTNSGATSSGGTGTAAGTGSNANAKVGRCRTDELEITAKDNTIDGDPDGTVVVELTNHSGRDCTISGYAGVDLKTSAGSLSAKRTGQQAGSAVLKNGKSTFFPVNYPFNKSGGSGVRVTGLVVTPPDETKSVTLNWPGAATLPVTDGSGSPVKVGPVGSAGQGG; this comes from the coding sequence ATGCGCGTTCACAAGCTCACCTTCGCCGCCCTGGCCGTCGCCGCCGGTCTCTCGCTCACGGCCTGCCAGAACGACGACGCCGGCACGGGACAGAGCGGCCCGTCGTCCGGGGCCACCGCGTCGTCCTCGGACGGCGGTTCGGACTCGGGCAGTTCGGACCAGGGCGGCGCGAAGAACTCCGCCGGGACGAGCTCCGGAACGAACTCCGGCGCAACGAGTTCCGGCGGGACGGGTACGGCCGCCGGGACCGGCTCCAACGCGAACGCCAAGGTCGGCAGGTGCCGCACCGACGAGTTGGAGATCACGGCGAAGGACAACACCATCGACGGCGATCCCGACGGCACCGTCGTGGTCGAACTGACGAACCACAGCGGCCGGGACTGCACGATCTCCGGGTACGCGGGCGTCGACCTGAAGACCAGCGCGGGATCGCTGTCCGCGAAGCGCACCGGCCAGCAGGCCGGCTCGGCCGTCCTCAAGAACGGGAAGTCGACGTTCTTCCCCGTCAACTACCCGTTCAACAAGTCGGGTGGTTCCGGCGTCCGCGTCACCGGGCTGGTGGTGACCCCGCCGGACGAGACGAAGTCGGTCACCCTCAACTGGCCGGGCGCCGCCACGCTGCCCGTCACGGACGGCTCCGGCTCCCCGGTGAAGGTCGGCCCGGTCGGAAGCGCCGGTCAGGGCGGCTGA
- a CDS encoding GNAT family N-acetyltransferase codes for MSGTGRGCTCTAATCCPSTAASQGTGSAMLNWAESRIRQLVQQHGTAQTAVIGANAMASEQEATALLLETGYRRVFSLVELELADLRQLPDEEQWTFESFLATADPTCWRAAWEGESKAGGRPVLHPSARPNCGRSRELSVRAESRRLGLGRALLLGGVRCLREHGAKTARLYTGTANPHRSYDLYESVGFRRQNEYVRYRKPIAV; via the coding sequence ATGAGCGGAACGGGACGTGGCTGTACCTGCACCGCGGCTACCTGCTGCCCGAGCACCGCGGCCAGCCAGGGCACCGGCTCGGCCATGCTCAACTGGGCAGAAAGCCGAATCCGCCAGCTCGTGCAGCAGCACGGAACCGCACAGACGGCCGTGATCGGCGCGAACGCCATGGCCTCCGAACAGGAGGCGACGGCGCTGCTGCTCGAAACTGGATACCGGCGTGTCTTCAGCCTGGTAGAGCTGGAGCTGGCCGATCTCCGACAGCTCCCCGACGAAGAGCAGTGGACGTTCGAGAGCTTCCTCGCCACTGCCGACCCGACCTGCTGGCGGGCCGCTTGGGAGGGGGAAAGCAAGGCCGGGGGCCGCCCTGTGCTCCATCCGTCGGCACGACCCAACTGTGGGCGAAGTCGAGAACTGAGCGTCCGGGCAGAGTCAAGGCGTCTGGGCCTTGGGCGGGCCCTGCTGCTGGGCGGGGTGCGATGTCTTCGCGAGCACGGTGCGAAGACCGCCCGGTTGTACACAGGGACCGCGAATCCGCACCGATCCTACGACCTCTACGAAAGCGTAGGGTTCCGGCGCCAGAACGAGTACGTCCGCTACCGCAAGCCGATCGCCGTCTGA
- a CDS encoding PP2C family protein-serine/threonine phosphatase — translation MGVRRGRLSRDRLLEEPSSRGLVAIPLVLIVAITVLDLYTPADVHLGPLLVIAPALTASLSGTRLTALVGVLAVAALVLVAVLEGGLTTANRMAQILALLVLSALTVFLRYVTERRERALSRARSVAATTQRVLLRPPPRRIGPLRVAWLYLSAEDETQIGGDLFAVGRAGHAATRVVIGDVRGNGLAAIGEASLVLSAFREGTHRCASLLELVAALEDSVCRNVEDVADTKHDPGEHFITCLVLEIPDEGPGAEMVTCGHPPPLLVTGQQVMVLHARRPLPPLGMCELPFEARRTDPFTFQAGDMLVLYTDGVIEARSPARAFYPLAERVASFPAAGPDDLLDRIHRDLLAHIGGPPVDDAAILVIEHTPSHHLLRPRTH, via the coding sequence ATGGGTGTCCGGCGTGGGCGTTTGTCGCGTGATCGCCTCCTGGAGGAGCCATCGAGCCGCGGGCTGGTGGCGATCCCGCTCGTACTGATCGTGGCGATCACCGTGCTGGATCTCTACACGCCAGCCGATGTCCATCTTGGGCCTCTGCTGGTCATCGCGCCTGCGCTCACTGCCTCTCTCTCCGGGACGCGGCTGACCGCTCTCGTCGGGGTCCTCGCGGTGGCGGCCCTGGTGCTCGTCGCCGTGCTCGAAGGCGGACTGACCACGGCCAACCGCATGGCGCAGATCCTCGCGCTGCTCGTCCTCTCCGCCCTGACAGTTTTCCTGCGATACGTCACGGAGCGGCGTGAACGTGCGCTGAGCCGGGCACGCTCGGTGGCGGCGACCACGCAGCGGGTTCTGCTGCGGCCTCCGCCGCGCCGGATCGGGCCGTTGCGGGTCGCGTGGCTGTATCTGTCCGCGGAGGACGAGACGCAGATCGGGGGTGATCTCTTTGCGGTCGGCCGGGCCGGGCATGCCGCGACCCGGGTGGTGATCGGCGATGTGCGGGGCAACGGCCTGGCCGCGATCGGTGAGGCTTCGCTGGTGCTGAGTGCTTTCCGTGAGGGCACTCACCGCTGTGCCTCTCTGCTTGAGCTGGTGGCTGCCCTTGAGGACAGCGTCTGCCGGAACGTGGAGGACGTGGCAGACACCAAGCACGATCCCGGCGAGCACTTCATCACCTGCCTCGTTCTGGAGATCCCCGACGAGGGCCCGGGGGCCGAGATGGTCACCTGCGGGCATCCGCCGCCGCTGCTGGTGACCGGTCAGCAGGTGATGGTTCTGCACGCCCGCCGCCCCCTGCCGCCGCTGGGCATGTGCGAACTGCCCTTCGAGGCACGCCGCACTGACCCGTTCACCTTCCAGGCCGGCGACATGCTCGTGCTCTACACCGACGGTGTCATCGAGGCCCGCTCACCGGCCAGAGCGTTCTATCCGCTCGCCGAGCGGGTCGCGTCCTTCCCCGCCGCGGGCCCCGACGATCTGCTGGACCGGATCCACCGCGACCTGCTCGCCCACATCGGCGGCCCTCCCGTTGACGACGCCGCCATCCTTGTCATCGAACACACCCCCTCGCACCACCTCCTTCGGCCCCGCACCCACTAG
- a CDS encoding helix-turn-helix transcriptional regulator, with protein MFKIGQQRITEVPFRPAAGALPGLEVLPLARLPRRAAEHGLDPRTPGRAAFHHLLTVEEGTVRLTVDGEPLPVPPSAWLWIRPEQVYRFDESLEHAQGTLILFQPGLLDPATIAAASVDPPYSRGPLLPTAQETEPIDRTLGLLMEAYGETGALRLDAQIELVRHLLAALVLRLSHLYVRERGAREASEAFRAFHAAVERDFAESRTVADYARALGYSSRTLTRACLAAAGVTAKRYLDERIVLEARRLLFHTELPTSAVGERLGFPHHTAFSKFFRHNTGETPSDYRSRASGRG; from the coding sequence GTGTTCAAAATCGGACAGCAGAGGATTACCGAAGTTCCGTTCCGCCCGGCAGCCGGGGCGCTGCCCGGCCTGGAGGTGCTGCCGCTGGCCCGACTGCCTAGGCGGGCCGCCGAGCACGGGTTGGATCCGCGGACGCCCGGGCGGGCCGCCTTCCACCATCTGCTGACGGTCGAGGAGGGGACCGTGCGGCTCACCGTGGACGGAGAGCCGCTGCCGGTGCCGCCCAGCGCCTGGCTGTGGATCCGGCCCGAACAGGTGTACCGCTTCGACGAGAGTCTCGAGCATGCGCAGGGCACCCTGATCCTCTTCCAGCCCGGCCTCCTCGATCCGGCGACCATCGCTGCGGCCAGCGTCGATCCGCCCTATTCGCGGGGCCCGCTGCTGCCGACCGCGCAGGAGACCGAGCCGATCGACCGGACGCTCGGGCTGCTCATGGAGGCGTACGGGGAGACGGGCGCGCTTCGGCTGGACGCGCAGATTGAGCTTGTCCGGCACCTGCTGGCGGCGCTGGTGCTGCGGCTCTCGCACCTGTACGTCCGCGAGCGGGGCGCGCGCGAGGCAAGTGAGGCGTTCCGTGCGTTCCACGCGGCGGTCGAGCGCGACTTCGCCGAGAGCCGCACCGTCGCCGACTATGCCCGGGCGCTCGGATACAGCTCGCGGACGCTGACCCGCGCCTGCCTCGCGGCGGCGGGGGTCACCGCGAAGCGGTATCTGGACGAGCGGATCGTCCTGGAGGCCAGACGCCTCCTCTTCCACACCGAGTTGCCGACCTCGGCGGTGGGCGAGCGGCTCGGCTTTCCCCATCACACGGCGTTCTCGAAGTTCTTCCGGCACAACACCGGGGAGACCCCCAGCGACTACCGCTCGCGGGCCTCGGGACGGGGCTAG
- a CDS encoding non-oxidative hydroxyarylic acid decarboxylases subunit B: protein MRLIVGMTGATGAPFGVRLLQALKQLPEVETHLVLSRWARTTIELETGFSAREVAALADEVHNPEDQGATISSGSFRTEGMMIVPCSMKTLAGIRAGFADGLVGRAADVVLKERRKLVLVPRETPLSEIHLENMLALSRMGVQMVPPMPAFYNHPQSVDDIVDHVTARVLDQFDLPFPAAKRWEGMRSARATTPAAAPTPNGVRAC, encoded by the coding sequence ATGCGGCTGATCGTGGGGATGACAGGGGCGACCGGGGCACCGTTCGGGGTGCGGCTGCTGCAGGCGCTCAAGCAGCTTCCCGAGGTGGAGACCCATCTGGTGCTGTCCCGCTGGGCGCGCACCACCATCGAGCTGGAGACCGGCTTCTCGGCCCGCGAGGTGGCCGCGCTCGCCGACGAGGTGCACAACCCGGAGGACCAGGGCGCCACGATCTCCTCGGGCTCCTTCCGTACCGAGGGCATGATGATCGTGCCCTGCTCGATGAAGACCCTGGCCGGCATCCGCGCGGGATTCGCGGACGGGTTGGTGGGGCGCGCCGCGGACGTCGTTCTCAAGGAGCGGCGCAAGTTGGTGCTGGTCCCCCGGGAGACCCCGCTGAGCGAGATCCATCTGGAGAACATGCTGGCACTGTCCCGGATGGGCGTGCAGATGGTGCCGCCGATGCCCGCCTTCTACAACCACCCGCAGTCCGTGGACGACATCGTGGACCACGTCACCGCCCGCGTGCTGGACCAGTTCGACCTGCCGTTCCCCGCCGCCAAACGCTGGGAGGGGATGCGCTCCGCGCGCGCCACCACGCCCGCTGCGGCCCCCACACCCAACGGCGTTCGCGCTTGCTGA
- a CDS encoding non-oxidative hydroxyarylic acid decarboxylases subunit C: protein MAYDDLRSFLDTLEREGQLLRITEQVMPEPDVAAAANAATRLGDAAPALYFDNVSGFDSARIAMNVHGSWANHALALGLPKATGTKDQVDEFIARWAKFPVKPEWRDDPLWAQNSVEGEDVNIFDILPLIRLNDGDGGFYIDKAAIVSKDPDDPENSGKQNVGIYRIEVQGKRKLAIQPGPVHDIGLHLRKAEERGEDLPIAITLGNDPVISIVASTPMGYDENEYEMAGALRGAPAPIAKAPLTGLPVSWGSEVVIEGVIEGRKREIEGPFGEFTGHYSGGRNMPVIRIDKISYRTDPVFEHLYLGMPWTEIDYLMAPNTCVPLYEQLKKDFPEVQAVNAMYTHGLVIIVSTRKRYGGFAKAVGMRVLTTPHGLGYAATVIVVDEDVDPFNLPQVMWALSTKMNPSDDLIVVPHLSLMELAPQSDNPGTGAKLIIDATTPARPDNRGNYGNQVHDLPEMGEWLIKLQQLAKQ, encoded by the coding sequence ATGGCGTACGACGATCTGCGCAGCTTCCTCGACACCCTCGAGAGGGAAGGACAGCTGCTGCGCATCACCGAACAGGTGATGCCTGAGCCCGATGTCGCCGCCGCCGCGAACGCTGCCACGCGTCTGGGGGATGCGGCACCGGCGCTGTACTTCGACAACGTCTCCGGCTTCGACAGCGCCCGGATCGCGATGAACGTCCACGGCTCCTGGGCCAACCACGCCCTGGCCCTGGGCCTGCCCAAGGCGACCGGCACCAAAGATCAGGTGGACGAGTTCATCGCTCGCTGGGCAAAGTTCCCGGTCAAGCCCGAGTGGCGGGACGACCCGCTGTGGGCGCAGAACTCCGTCGAGGGCGAGGACGTCAACATCTTCGACATCCTCCCCCTGATCCGGCTCAACGACGGCGACGGCGGCTTCTACATCGACAAGGCCGCCATCGTCTCAAAGGACCCCGACGACCCGGAGAACTCCGGCAAGCAAAACGTCGGCATCTACCGCATCGAGGTCCAGGGCAAGCGCAAGCTCGCCATCCAGCCCGGACCGGTGCACGACATCGGCCTGCACCTGCGCAAGGCCGAGGAGCGCGGCGAGGACCTGCCGATCGCGATCACCCTCGGCAACGACCCGGTGATCTCGATCGTGGCCTCCACGCCCATGGGGTACGACGAGAACGAGTACGAGATGGCCGGCGCGCTGCGCGGCGCCCCCGCGCCCATCGCCAAGGCGCCGCTGACCGGCCTGCCGGTGTCGTGGGGATCCGAGGTGGTCATCGAGGGCGTCATCGAAGGTCGCAAGCGCGAGATCGAGGGTCCGTTCGGCGAGTTCACCGGGCACTACTCCGGCGGCCGCAACATGCCGGTGATCCGGATCGACAAGATCTCCTACCGCACCGACCCGGTTTTCGAGCACCTCTACCTCGGCATGCCGTGGACCGAGATCGACTACCTGATGGCCCCCAACACCTGCGTGCCGCTGTACGAGCAGCTGAAGAAGGACTTCCCCGAGGTCCAGGCCGTCAACGCGATGTACACCCACGGACTGGTCATCATCGTCTCCACCAGGAAGCGCTACGGCGGTTTCGCCAAGGCGGTCGGCATGCGGGTGCTGACGACGCCTCACGGACTCGGCTACGCCGCCACCGTGATCGTGGTGGACGAGGACGTCGACCCGTTCAACCTCCCCCAGGTGATGTGGGCACTGTCCACCAAGATGAACCCCAGCGACGACCTCATCGTCGTGCCCCACCTGTCGCTGATGGAGCTCGCTCCCCAGTCGGACAACCCCGGCACCGGCGCCAAACTCATCATCGACGCCACCACCCCGGCCAGGCCGGACAACCGCGGCAACTACGGCAACCAGGTACACGACCTGCCCGAGATGGGCGAGTGGCTCATCAAGCTGCAGCAGCTTGCCAAGCAGTGA